One window from the genome of Crassostrea angulata isolate pt1a10 chromosome 2, ASM2561291v2, whole genome shotgun sequence encodes:
- the LOC128173067 gene encoding uncharacterized protein LOC128173067: protein MAAGGNTHDQKIKRMYGTVLDHVGGWDYAKQTHLVCKIEGDDVPIVKTNDPKGAGNVHAEELLIDDLERNNTLNETNGSSGADPDLSEDFKNMSLNESKKKCNDKESNLPDLLNITVYINNSPCSHPDHECTDKLIKFLDRYRRIQLNLYVTSLFNIRRESCISRRETHSVNELIHTITCDGLKNLMHHERCEIRAFTKKDWEDLFGIANVSQAVSDQLLGRYGTTTAGNDRSREEEDKRMQGDLNYIHAN, encoded by the exons ATGGCGGCAGGTGGAAATACAC ACGACCAGAAGATCAAGCGTATGTATGGGACAGTCCTGGATCACGTGGGAGGTTGGGATTACGCCAAACAAACTCATTTAGTCTGCAAGATAGAAGGTGACGATGTCCCTATAGTAAAAACAAACGATCCCAAGGGCGCTGGAAATGTACATGCTGAGGAGTTATTGATAGATGACTTGGAGAGGAACAACACATTGAATGAAACCAACGGCTCCTCTGGTGCCGACCCTGATCTTTCAGAAGACTTTAAAAATATGTCGTTAAAtgaatcgaaaaaaaaatgcaacgaTAAAGAAAGCAACCTCCCTGATCTGTTGAATATAACGGTATACATAAACAATTCTCCTTGCTCTCATCCTGATCATGAATGTACGgataaattgattaaatttttggATAGATACAGAAGAATTCAATTAAATTTGTATGTCACCAGCTTGTTCAACATTCGTCGCGAGTCTTGCATATCTAGACGAGAAACTCATTCGGTGAACGAATTGATTCACACTATAACCTGTGATGGGTTAAAAAATCTTATGCATCACGAACGCTGTGAGATCAGGGCATTCACTAAAAAAGACTGGGAAGACTTGTTTGGCATTGCAAATGTCTCACAGGCAGTCAGTGACCAGCTTCTTGGTAGATACGGCACCACCACAGCTGGCAATGATAGAAGTAGAGAAGAGGAGGATAAACGTATGCAGGGTGATCTGAACTATATCCATGCCAATTAa